The window AGAAATGCGGCCCTTTTTCATGCGCGTTCGGCGAACGCTCCCGGGATAATCGGGCGCATGGATGTCTCGCCGCTGCTGCAGCGCTACCTCGACAGCTGTCTCGCGGAGGTGCCGCGCTGGATGAGCCGGGTCGCGAACGAGGCCCTGCAGGCGCTGCACGCACCGACCACCCGCAGCGCGCTGCGCGAACTGCCGGCGCGCCCGCGCGACGACGCCGAGCTGGCCCTGCGTCACAACCATCCGCTGTGGGCGCGTCGCGTCGGTGAGTTGCTGGGTTCGCGCTGGCGCAGCGAGATCGAGGCCGGCGCGCCCGACGCGGGCGCGACGCTGTCGCCGCGTCCGGCCTGGTCGGCCGAAGCGCTGACGCTGGTCGACGAAGCCGAGGCCGAAGAGAACATCGAGCTGCTGCGCGCGGTGCAGCTGGTCGACCACGCCGCCGAGCACGAGCTGCACGAGCTGCAGTCGCGCACAGCGACGCTGCGCGGCCAGGACGCGGTGCGCGCGACCTCCAACCTGCTGCGGCCCGAGCTGCTGGTGCGGGCGGTGTGGGACGCCAGCGAGGTGCTGGGCCTCGGCGCACCGGCCCGCAAGGCACTGATGCGCGCCAGCGGCGAGCCGCTGGCACAGGCGCTGAAGCAGGTCGCGATCGACGCCGGCCGGCGCCTGGCCGACTGGGGGGTCGGCCAGGCGGCCTGGAAGGCCAGCTCCACGCCGGCGGCACGGCGGGTCGCGCCGCCGAATTCCGGCTACGACCTGACGCGTCCCGGCGCACTCGACAGCCTGCGCAGCCGCCTCAGCACGCGCTACGCGAACATCGACGGTGCCACGCGCGCCGGTCCGATGGACGAGGCCGATTCGCTGCAGCAGCTCGACCGCAATCTGGTGCATGTGCTGGCGCGGCGACCGCTGGGGATCCAGGGCGCCGACCGCCTGATGGCCCGGCTGCCCTTCCTCGAGGCGGCCGGCCGCCACGACGACGACCGCGAGATCATGCTGCTGGTGGCCCACCTGAGCGGCGCCGTGCTCGACGACGCGCTGCTGCCGCTGCCGGTGCGTTCCACGCTGGCCAGCTTGCAGGCACCGTTGCTGCGCGTGGCGCTGCGCGAGCCCCGGGTGCTGGAGGATCACTCGCACCCGATCTGGCAGATGATGATTCGGCTCGCGTCGCACACGGCCGGCTTCCAGGACGACGATGATCCCCGGCTGTGCGCGTTGCTGCTCGACGTCGAGGTGCTGTTCACGCGCCTGCAGGCGGCCACGCCGGCGATCGCGGTGCACGCGCAGGCGCTGACCGCGCTCGATTCGCTGCTGGTCGGCGAGCTCGACGCCGAGCGGCGTGAGGCCGCTGCGCCGATCGCCAAGCTGCAGGCGGCCGCGCGGCGCGTCACGATGGTCGAGGCGCTGCGCCGGCAGGTGCGACTCGAACTGCAGGACGCGACCTCGCCGTGGCGCATCGAGGGCAGTACGCCGGCCCGCCCGGCCGCGGCGGTGGTGCTGGACGAGACGCTGCAGCACTTCCTCACCGGGCCGTGGCCCGAGGTGCTGGCGCATGCCCTGATCAACGACGGCGAGCAGGCCGACACGACGCGCGGTCTGCTGGCCGTGGTGCCGGATCTGCTCGCCAGCCTTGCGCCGCTGCGCAGCGAGGACGACCGTCGCCGCCTGGTGGCCGCGGTGCCGGGCCTGGTGCAGCGACTGCAGCAGGGCATGGCGCGCATCGCCACACCTCCCTCGCAACGCGATGCCGTGCTGGCCACCCTGATGGCATGCCACACCGACCTGTTGCGGCCGATCGGGAGTGCGGCGGTGTCCCTCACGCCAGAGGAAATCGTGCGCCGGATGCGCGAGGAAGAACTGCCGGACGAGCCAGCGCCGCGCACGCCGGCCGGCGACTCGATGTTCGACATCGCGACGCTCGACACCGTGCCGGCGGCGCTGATGCCCGAGGCGCCGGTGGCGGGCGCGCGCGGCTGGCTGCAGCACCTGGCGGTCGGTACCTGGTGCCGGTTGGTCGCCCGCGGCGACTGGACCGTGGCGCGCGTGTTGTGGGTCGACGAGTCGCGCGAGCACTGGCTGTTCAGCGACGCCGAACTCGGACTCACGCACGGCCTCACGCGGCGTGCGCTCGAGCGCCTGGCCGACGGCGGCCTGGCCGGGCCACTGGAGCAGCGCAACCTCATCGAGCGCGCCGTCGACGCCCTGATGGCGCCGCCGCGCGGCCGCGACACCACGTTGGGCTGAGGCGCGGCGTCATCGCGCCACCGTCGCGGGGATCGTGCGAGAGCCCCGCACAATCCCGGCATGTACCGCATCCGCGTCCTGTCGTCGCTCCGGGGAGGCTTGATCGTTGCGATCGTCGCAGCGGCGGCAATGGCCGAGGCGGGCGGCATGTCACCGTCGCCACTGCCGGCCGCCGCGTCTGCCGCCTCCGCCCCGGCCGCGGCCCGTGCCGCGGCACCCGAGCCTCGATCCTTGCAACCCGCGGGGCGGCCGCGCATCGGCCTCGTGCTGTCGGGTGGGGGAGCGCGCGGTCTCGCGCACGTCGGCGTGCTGAAGGTGCTGGAGCGCGAGCGCATCCCGATCGATGTGATCGCAGGCACCTCGATGGGCGCGATCATCGGCGGCTTGTATGCGAGCGGCATGAGCGCCGAGTCGCTGGAGCGCGAGCTGCTCAAGGTCGACTGGGACCAGCTGTTCGCGACCCGCGTCGCGCGCCGCGAGCTGTCGCAGCGGCGCAAGGAGACGGACTTCGAGATCGCCTCGGCGCTCGAGATCGGCCTGCGCGACGGCGAGCTGCGCGTGCCGATCGGCACGCTGTCGAGCCGCGGGCTGGAGTCGCTGCTGCGCCGGTACACGCTGCCGGTGCGTGCGGTGCGCGATTTCGACCGCCTGCCCACGCCCTTTCGTGCCGTCGCCACCGACATGGAGAACGGTCAGCCGCTGGTGCTGAAGGAGGGCGATCTGGCGCTTGCGATGCGATCGAGCATGAGCGTGCCCGGCGTGTTCGCACCGACCGAGATCGAGGGGCGCATCCTCGGTGACGGCGGGCTGGTGAACAACCTGCCGGTCGACGTGGCGCGTGCGATGGGCGCCGATGTCGTGATCGCCGTCAACATCGGCACGCCGCTGGGTGCGCGCGACACGCTGGGCTCGCTGATCGGCGTGACCACGCAGATGATCAACATCCTGACTGAGCAGAACGTTCAGCGCAGCCTGGCGACGCTGGGCCCGCGCGATCTGCTGATCGCGCCGCAGCTCGGCCTGCTGAGCTCGGCCGACTTCGCGAAGGCCATGGAGCTCATCGAGCTGGGCGAGCTGCAGACGGCCCAAATGGTGCTGCAGCTCGAGGCCTATGGCGTCGATCAGGCCAGCTACCAGAGCTGGGCGCAGGCGCGGGCGCGGCCCGGTCTTCCTCAGCCCGTATTGGAGTTCGTGAAGTTCGACGGCAGCGAGGTCACGCGGCCGGAACGCTTCGCCGAGCAGCTCGAGACCCGTCCCGGCAAGCCCTTCGCCGCCGATGCCGCCGAGCGGGACGCGCGCCGCCTCGCGGCCAGCGGCGACTACACCCGCGTCGACTATCAGTTGCTGCGCACCGGCAGCGGCGACGACGGCGTGGTGTTCAACCTCGAGGAGAAGTCCTGGGGGCCGAACTACTTCCGCTTCGGGCTCGGTCTGTCCACCGACTTCAGCGGGCGCAGCAGCTTCAACGTCAAGATCGCCCACGTCTGGCGCTGGCTCGACGAGGTCGGCAGCGAGTGGCGCAACGTGGTCGAGATCGGCTCGCGGCCGGGCTGGTCCACCGAGTGGTACCGCCCGCTGGGCTGGAACACCTCGCTGGGCCACGATTGGTTCATCGCCCCGACAGCCAGCGCCGACCGCCGCGAGGTCGTCACCTACGCTGGTGCCGAAGGGCCCGAGAGCGGTCGCTTCCGCCGCAGCAGCCTGCGCCTCGGCGTCGACCTCGGCCAGCCCTGGGGCGAGTTCGGCGAGCTGCGACTCGGACCCTATCTGCAGCGCTGGGATGACAAGACGCTGATCGTCAGTCGCGACTTCGCCGCGCCCGGCGGCGGCACCGAGCGGCGCGAGATCGGCCTGCGTCTGCGGGCCATCGTCGACCAGCTCGACTACGCCTTCTTCGCGCAGGAGGGCTACCGGCTGGTCGGCGAGCTGGCCGGAGGGCGTGTGCGCAGCGGCAGCGATGCCGGTGAAGCCGAGCGCGACTTCAGCCGCGTCGAGGCCAACGTGAATGTCGCCACCACCTGGGCCGCCAAGCACACGCTGAACTTCTACGGCAGCACGCTGTTCGCCGGCCGCTCGGCGCCGCTGGGGCGCGGCCTGTATGCGCTCGGCGGCTTCCAGAATCTTTCGGGCTACGAACCGGGCCAGGTCGAGGGCAACTACCTGCTGTTCGGTCGCGCCAGCTACTACTACCGGCTGACCCCGCCTGCACTGACCCGTGGCTTCTTCGCCGGCTTGTCGTTGGAGGCTGGCAATGCCTGGGCCGAACGCCGCCAGATGAGCCTCGGCGACCTGCGCACCGGCACGAGCGTTTTCCTCGGTGCGGATACCGGGCTGGGCCCGCTCTATGTCGGCGTGGCCTACGCGCCGCGCGGCGACACCGCGGTCTACCTGCTGCTCGGCCGCCCCTGAGCGGCGGCGGCCGGTTCAGCCAGCCGGCGTCGATCCCGGCGCCGGCTCGCCGTGCGCCCAGGTGTGCAGCACCTGGGCGGCATCACCGACACCGCGCCGGCTCAGTGCCGAGAACAGCGCGAGGCTCAGGTCGGCGTCGTCGGTCGCCAACTGGCGAAGCACCCCCTGCGCGGCAGCGAGCGCGGCATCGGCCTCGCGGCGGTTGAGCTTGTCGGCCTTGGTCAGCAGCACCAGCAGCTTGATCTCTCCGGTGCCGACGCGCGGCGCCACGAAGGCCAGCAGCTGTTGATCGAGTTCGGTGAAGCCCAGCCGGGAATCGACCATCAGCACCACGCCCGACAGGCTGCGCCGCGTTTCCAGATACTCCGCCATCACCTGCTGCCAGCGCAGCTTTGCTCCGCGCGCGACGGCCGCGTAGCCGTAGCCGGGCAGGTCGGCGAACAGCGCGTCGGGCGCATCCTTCGGGCCGAGCGAGAACAGGTTGATGTGCTGGGTGCGGCCGGGCGTCTTCGAGGCGAAGGCCAGGCGCTTCTGCTGCGTCAGCAGGTTGATCGCGGTGGACTTGCCGGCGTTCGAGCGGCCCACGAAGGCAATCTCCGGCAGCTCGTTGACCGGCAGGTGTTCCATCCGCGCGGCGGTGGTGAGAAAGCGGGCGGTGTGGGTCCAGGCCAGCGCCACTTTGGCGGGGTCCGGGACCGCCGGAGTGGGCGAGTTCATGCGGCATTGTAAAATCGCTGGTTAGCCGACGGGTCTGACCCGTTCGCCACCCACTCCTCCATTGCTCGCCCATGAAGTCTCTCCTGTCGTTCCTGTTGGCCGCCGCCCTCGTGACCCCGGTTCTGGCGGAGGAGGCCAAGGCGCCTGCCAAGCCCGACCTCAAGAAGGGCGAGGCGATCTCCACTGCGGTGTGCGCCGCCTGCCACACCGCCGACGGCTCGCGCGGCAGCCCCGCCAACCCCATCCTGGCGGGCCAGCATCCCGAGTACCTCGCCAAGCAGCTGGCCGAGTTCAAGTCGGGCAAGCGCAACAACGCGATCATGAAGGGCTTCGCCTCGACCCTGAGCGAGGACGACATGCGCAACGTGGCGGCCTTCTACGCGAGCAAGCAGGCCAAGCCGGGCTTTGCCAAGAGCAAGGACACCGTCACGCTGGGCCAGCAGATCTACCGCGGCGGCATCGCCGACAAGCAGGTGCCGGCCTGTGCCGGCTGCCACAGCCCGACCGGTGCGGGCATCCCGGCCCAGTACCCGCGCGTCGGCGGCCAGCACGCCGACTACACCGAGGCGCAACTGGTGGCCTTCCGCGGCGGCGCACGCAACAACAACGCCCAGATGAGCGTTATCGCGGCCAAGCTCAGCGACAAGGAGCTCAAGGCCGTCGCCGACTACATCGCCGGGCTGCGCTGACCCGGACGCGCCGGCGCGCTTTCCCGAAGGCCGGCTCGACGCCGGCCTTCGTGTTTGTGCGGCGCGCCGGTTGAACTTTCGGGCTGTTGCCGCCTCTGCCTGTTCGCCCTTCGTCGAATCGTCCCTTTCCCATGACCGTCAGTACCACCGGCCTCGAACTGCCGACTCGCTCGCGCACGTTGCGCGCAGCGGTCGAGGTGCTGTCGTCGATGCGGTTCTCGATCACGCTGCTGACCGTGATCTGCATCGCCTCGGTCATCGGTACCGTGCTGCGGCAGCACGAGTCGATGAACAACTACGTGAACCAGTTCGGGCCGTTCTGGGCGCAGGTGTTCGACGCACTCGACCTCTATGCGGTCTACAGCGCCTGGTGGTTCCTGCTGATCCTGGCCTTCCTGGTCGCGTCGACCAGCCTGTGCATCGCGCGCAACGCGCCGAAGATCCTGGTCGATCTCAAGGCCTACAAGGAGCAGATCCGCGCGAGCAGCCTCAAGTCCTTCCATCACCGCGCCGAGGGCACACTCGCCGCGCCACGCGCCGAGGTGCTGGACCGCGTGTCGGCGTTGCTGGTCGCTGGCGGCTGGAAGGCCAAGCTGCAGGAACGCGAGGGCGGCGTGATGGTGGCGGCCCGAAAGGGCGCTGCCAACAAGCTCGGCTATCTGGCCGCGCACTCGGCGATCGTGCTGATCTGCATCGGCGGCCTGTTCGACGGTGACCTGGTGGTGCGTGCGCAGATGGCGCTGTTCGACAAGTCCGCCTGGCCCGGGGCCGGCCTGCTGCGCAACGTGCCGGCCGAGCATGTGCTCTCCGAGGGCAACCCGACCTACCGCGGCAACATCCTGGTCGGCGAAGGCCAGCGTGGCGGCACCGCGGTGATCCAGCTGAAGGACGGCGTGGTGCTGCAGCCGCTGCCGTTCGACATCGAGCTGAAGAAGTTCCTGGTCGACTTCTACCCGACCGGCATGCCCAAGCGATTCGCCAGCGACATCGTGCTGCACGACCGCGACACCGGCGCCACCCGCACCGCGACCGTGAAGGTCAACGAGCCGGTGCAGCACCGCGGCGTGATGATCTACCTGTCGAGCTTCGAGGACGGCGGCTCCAAGCTCAAGCTCCGGGGCTGGCCGCTGGGCGGCGGGACGCCGTTCCAGATGGACGGCGAGGTCGGCACCGAGACCAAGATCCAGAGCGAGCGCGACGGCCAGACGCTCGGCCTCGAGTTCACCGGCCTGCGCGTCATCAACGTCGAGAACCTCACGGCCGTCGATGCGAGCGGCGGCACCGACGTGCGCAAGGTCGATCTCGTCAACCGGCTCGAGAGCCACCTCGGTTCCGGCGCGAAGACGCGAACCGAGAAGACGCTGCAGAACGTCGGGCCGTCGATCAGCTACAAGCTGCGCGACGCGGCCGGCCAGGCCCGCGAGTACAACAACTACACGCTGCCGCTCACGCTCGATGGCCAGCGCGTCTTCCTCGCTGGGGTGCGTGAGACGCCCAACGAGCCATTCCGCTACCTGCGCATTCCGGCCGACGATGCCGACGGCCTGGCCGGCTGGATGCGGCTGCGCGGCGGCCTCAACGAGCGGGCGTTGCGCGAGGCCGCGGTGCAGCGCTACGTGGCCCGCGCCACGCCGGCCGACAAGCCCGAACTGGCGGAGCAACTGACAGTATCGGCGCGGCGCGCGCTGGACCTCTACGCCGGCATCGAGCCGGTGCGCGCGGGCGAACCGGCCGTCGGCGGGCTGCAGGCGCTGTCGGGCTTCCTGGAGGCCAGCGTGCCGGAAGCCGACCGCGAGCGCACCTCGGACGTGCTGCTGCGCATCCTCAACGGCACGCTGTTCGAGTTGCTGAACCTGACGCGCGAGCGCGCCGGCCTCAAGCCCCTCGTGCCCGACGAGGCCACCCAGGCCTTCATGACACAGGCCGTGCTGTCGCTCTCGGATGCCTTCTTCTACCCGGCGCCGGTGTTGCTGGCGCTGGACGACTACACCCAGGTGCAGGCCAGCGTGTTCCAGGTCACGCGCACGCCGGGCAAGACGCTGGTCTACCTCGGCTGCCTGTTCCTGATCATCGGCGTGTTCGCGATGCTCTATGTGCGCGAACGCCGCCTGTGGGTGTGGCTCGAGGACGCATCGGACGGCGGCGGCACGCGCCTGACCGCCGCGCTGTCGTCGACCCGGCAGACGCTCGACACCGACCGTGAGTTCGAGCAGATACGCGACAGCCTCCTAGCGAAGGAAAGCGCATGAACACCACCACGCCCCCCGCCATGCTGACGATCGGTCGCGGCGGCTACTTCGCCCGGCGCAGCGCCTTCGACTGGATCTTCGCGCTGCTGGTCGTGGCCGGTGCCGGCTATGCCTTCCAGCGCTATGGCAGCCACATGGACGGCTACGAACTCGGCATCCTCGCCGGCGCGACACCGCTGGTCATCGGCCTGGGCTGGTTCTGGGGCCCGCTGCGGGGCCTGGCGATCGCCGTCGCGCTGGCCAGCTTCCTCGCGATCGGCCTCTACAGCCGCACCACCGACGGCTTCGGTGCCGACCTCGAGGCCGGGCAGCAGCTGTTCCTGCTGAAGTACCTGTTCGCGAGCCAGACGGCGATCCTGTGGATGTGCACGCTGTTCTTCATGAGCACGCTGTTCTACTGGATCGGTTTCTTCAAGCAGCGCGACAGCCAGGCCACGGCCGAGAAGATCGGCTCGCTGCTGGCCTGGGGCGCGGTGTTCATGGCGCTCACCGGCACCATGGTGCGCTGGTACGAGAGCCACCAGATCGGCGCCGACATCGGCCACATCCCGGTCAGCAACCTCTACGAGGTGTTCGTGCTGTTCGCCTGGATGACGGCGCTGTTCTACCTGTACTTCGAGGCCAACTACCTGCAGCGCGCCGCCAGCACGGCCAGCGGCCAGGCCGCCAATGCCGGCAGCGGTGAGGGCAGCGTGCGCTCGCTCGGTGCCTTCGTGATGCTGATCGTCAGCGCGTCGGTCGGCTTCCTGCTCTGGTACACGGTGGCGCGCGAGGCGCAGGAGATCCAGCCGCTGGTGCCGGCGCTGCAGAGCTGGTGGATGAAGGTGCATGTGCCGGCCAACTTCGTCGGCTACGGCACCTTCGCGCTGGCCGCGATGGTCGCCTGGGCCTACCTGCTGAAGACGGCCGCGACGCGGGCCCTGGTGACCGCTTTCATCGTCCTGCCGGTGGGCTTGCTGGCGGTGCTGGGGGCCTTTGCGGCGTTCGCGCCGCTGCAGGCCGAAACGGTGGGTTCGCTCGGCTCGGCGATGCGCCTGATCGGCGGCGTCGGCGCCTTCTTCGCGCTGACGCTGGCGCTGCGCCGGCCGATCGTCGCCAAGCTGCCGGCGCTGGAACTGCTCGACGACGTGATGTACCGCGCCATCGCGGTCGGCTTCGCTTTCTTCACGATCGCGACCGTGCTCGGCGCGCTGTGGGCCGCCGAGGCCTGGGGCGGCTACTGGAGCTGGGACCCGAAGGAGACCTGGGCGCTGATCGTCTGGCTCAACTACGCGGCCTGGCTGCACATGCGGCTGATGAAGGGGCTGCGCGGCACGGTGGCTGCCTGGTGGGCGCTGGTCGGCCTGGTGGTCACCACCTTTGCCTTCCTCGGCGTGAACATGTTCCTGTCGGGCCTGCACTCCTACGGGCAGTTGTAAGCGGCAGGACGCTGCGCCGATTAAAGTCGGCAGCGTCATGCCCTATGCCTTGCGCCACGCCGACGGCCGCGTCCTAAGCCTGCACCGCCACCCGGAAGCGGGCGCGGAGTTTCTGCCGCCTGACCACCCGGAGGTG is drawn from Methylibium petroleiphilum PM1 and contains these coding sequences:
- a CDS encoding DUF1631 family protein, which gives rise to MDVSPLLQRYLDSCLAEVPRWMSRVANEALQALHAPTTRSALRELPARPRDDAELALRHNHPLWARRVGELLGSRWRSEIEAGAPDAGATLSPRPAWSAEALTLVDEAEAEENIELLRAVQLVDHAAEHELHELQSRTATLRGQDAVRATSNLLRPELLVRAVWDASEVLGLGAPARKALMRASGEPLAQALKQVAIDAGRRLADWGVGQAAWKASSTPAARRVAPPNSGYDLTRPGALDSLRSRLSTRYANIDGATRAGPMDEADSLQQLDRNLVHVLARRPLGIQGADRLMARLPFLEAAGRHDDDREIMLLVAHLSGAVLDDALLPLPVRSTLASLQAPLLRVALREPRVLEDHSHPIWQMMIRLASHTAGFQDDDDPRLCALLLDVEVLFTRLQAATPAIAVHAQALTALDSLLVGELDAERREAAAPIAKLQAAARRVTMVEALRRQVRLELQDATSPWRIEGSTPARPAAAVVLDETLQHFLTGPWPEVLAHALINDGEQADTTRGLLAVVPDLLASLAPLRSEDDRRRLVAAVPGLVQRLQQGMARIATPPSQRDAVLATLMACHTDLLRPIGSAAVSLTPEEIVRRMREEELPDEPAPRTPAGDSMFDIATLDTVPAALMPEAPVAGARGWLQHLAVGTWCRLVARGDWTVARVLWVDESREHWLFSDAELGLTHGLTRRALERLADGGLAGPLEQRNLIERAVDALMAPPRGRDTTLG
- a CDS encoding patatin-like phospholipase family protein, with the translated sequence MYRIRVLSSLRGGLIVAIVAAAAMAEAGGMSPSPLPAAASAASAPAAARAAAPEPRSLQPAGRPRIGLVLSGGGARGLAHVGVLKVLERERIPIDVIAGTSMGAIIGGLYASGMSAESLERELLKVDWDQLFATRVARRELSQRRKETDFEIASALEIGLRDGELRVPIGTLSSRGLESLLRRYTLPVRAVRDFDRLPTPFRAVATDMENGQPLVLKEGDLALAMRSSMSVPGVFAPTEIEGRILGDGGLVNNLPVDVARAMGADVVIAVNIGTPLGARDTLGSLIGVTTQMINILTEQNVQRSLATLGPRDLLIAPQLGLLSSADFAKAMELIELGELQTAQMVLQLEAYGVDQASYQSWAQARARPGLPQPVLEFVKFDGSEVTRPERFAEQLETRPGKPFAADAAERDARRLAASGDYTRVDYQLLRTGSGDDGVVFNLEEKSWGPNYFRFGLGLSTDFSGRSSFNVKIAHVWRWLDEVGSEWRNVVEIGSRPGWSTEWYRPLGWNTSLGHDWFIAPTASADRREVVTYAGAEGPESGRFRRSSLRLGVDLGQPWGEFGELRLGPYLQRWDDKTLIVSRDFAAPGGGTERREIGLRLRAIVDQLDYAFFAQEGYRLVGELAGGRVRSGSDAGEAERDFSRVEANVNVATTWAAKHTLNFYGSTLFAGRSAPLGRGLYALGGFQNLSGYEPGQVEGNYLLFGRASYYYRLTPPALTRGFFAGLSLEAGNAWAERRQMSLGDLRTGTSVFLGADTGLGPLYVGVAYAPRGDTAVYLLLGRP
- the yihA gene encoding ribosome biogenesis GTP-binding protein YihA/YsxC; translated protein: MNSPTPAVPDPAKVALAWTHTARFLTTAARMEHLPVNELPEIAFVGRSNAGKSTAINLLTQQKRLAFASKTPGRTQHINLFSLGPKDAPDALFADLPGYGYAAVARGAKLRWQQVMAEYLETRRSLSGVVLMVDSRLGFTELDQQLLAFVAPRVGTGEIKLLVLLTKADKLNRREADAALAAAQGVLRQLATDDADLSLALFSALSRRGVGDAAQVLHTWAHGEPAPGSTPAG
- a CDS encoding c-type cytochrome produces the protein MKSLLSFLLAAALVTPVLAEEAKAPAKPDLKKGEAISTAVCAACHTADGSRGSPANPILAGQHPEYLAKQLAEFKSGKRNNAIMKGFASTLSEDDMRNVAAFYASKQAKPGFAKSKDTVTLGQQIYRGGIADKQVPACAGCHSPTGAGIPAQYPRVGGQHADYTEAQLVAFRGGARNNNAQMSVIAAKLSDKELKAVADYIAGLR
- a CDS encoding cytochrome c biogenesis protein ResB — protein: MTVSTTGLELPTRSRTLRAAVEVLSSMRFSITLLTVICIASVIGTVLRQHESMNNYVNQFGPFWAQVFDALDLYAVYSAWWFLLILAFLVASTSLCIARNAPKILVDLKAYKEQIRASSLKSFHHRAEGTLAAPRAEVLDRVSALLVAGGWKAKLQEREGGVMVAARKGAANKLGYLAAHSAIVLICIGGLFDGDLVVRAQMALFDKSAWPGAGLLRNVPAEHVLSEGNPTYRGNILVGEGQRGGTAVIQLKDGVVLQPLPFDIELKKFLVDFYPTGMPKRFASDIVLHDRDTGATRTATVKVNEPVQHRGVMIYLSSFEDGGSKLKLRGWPLGGGTPFQMDGEVGTETKIQSERDGQTLGLEFTGLRVINVENLTAVDASGGTDVRKVDLVNRLESHLGSGAKTRTEKTLQNVGPSISYKLRDAAGQAREYNNYTLPLTLDGQRVFLAGVRETPNEPFRYLRIPADDADGLAGWMRLRGGLNERALREAAVQRYVARATPADKPELAEQLTVSARRALDLYAGIEPVRAGEPAVGGLQALSGFLEASVPEADRERTSDVLLRILNGTLFELLNLTRERAGLKPLVPDEATQAFMTQAVLSLSDAFFYPAPVLLALDDYTQVQASVFQVTRTPGKTLVYLGCLFLIIGVFAMLYVRERRLWVWLEDASDGGGTRLTAALSSTRQTLDTDREFEQIRDSLLAKESA
- the ccsB gene encoding c-type cytochrome biogenesis protein CcsB — translated: MNTTTPPAMLTIGRGGYFARRSAFDWIFALLVVAGAGYAFQRYGSHMDGYELGILAGATPLVIGLGWFWGPLRGLAIAVALASFLAIGLYSRTTDGFGADLEAGQQLFLLKYLFASQTAILWMCTLFFMSTLFYWIGFFKQRDSQATAEKIGSLLAWGAVFMALTGTMVRWYESHQIGADIGHIPVSNLYEVFVLFAWMTALFYLYFEANYLQRAASTASGQAANAGSGEGSVRSLGAFVMLIVSASVGFLLWYTVAREAQEIQPLVPALQSWWMKVHVPANFVGYGTFALAAMVAWAYLLKTAATRALVTAFIVLPVGLLAVLGAFAAFAPLQAETVGSLGSAMRLIGGVGAFFALTLALRRPIVAKLPALELLDDVMYRAIAVGFAFFTIATVLGALWAAEAWGGYWSWDPKETWALIVWLNYAAWLHMRLMKGLRGTVAAWWALVGLVVTTFAFLGVNMFLSGLHSYGQL